Proteins encoded within one genomic window of Streptomyces sp. NBC_01314:
- a CDS encoding SDR family NAD(P)-dependent oxidoreductase: protein MELQNPPLVVSGDSPQALAAEADRLRERVEATPDEALPDLGHRLLTTAHADHRGAVLATDRDGLLRGLTALAQGRPTRGVLTGTAGTARRPVLVFPGQGAVQPGMATELLSSSPEFRDRVESYGRALSVRLDGWDPAAALASGEELTRLGTIQPVQFALSSALADSWRAHGLKEAAVVGHSVGEIAAAHACGALDSEDAARLLVLYGTALTRIEGRGAMASIAAPVDRIGPLIERWSGRLGVAAVNSARNVTVSGDIDALEELLAELTEQGIWAWKVPGIDVAGHSPQVDGLRELMAEEAPHASSGPSRASFYSTATGTRLDGTSLTGDHWYRSMRGTVLFEQAVRALIDDGHRLFIEVSAHPTLTTVIGETLRAAGVTGAVIPTLDHRKSDRKSFLQALTHAFVNGVPVSWETAYERVVSRPRVTVTHTDAEPTTEADEGRQRRTPGTEPAGLLDTTALRDASPDRQRETLVDLIATETGRVLGHGFAAGTQTFLEIGFTSLGVVELTAALAAATGLDLPTTLVFDHPSPAALAEHLRHELGLASEDPATAVADARTRRTRRGPSDEPIAIVGIGCRYPGGVTDAESLWDLVAAGRDVIGEHPSDRGWDTDGLYDPTPGELGKISSRNGGFLYDAADFDAGFFGLSPREATAMEPQQRLLLEVSWEAIEHAGIDPDTLRGTSTGVFAGVISQEYGPRLHQASDDVAGHAFMGTALSVASGRVAYTLGLEGPAITLDTACSSSLVAIHQACQALRDDDCELALAGGATVMSGPGVLVDFSRQRVLSPDGRCKAFSASADGIGLAEGVGMVVLERLSDARANGHPVLAVIRGSAVNQDGASNGLSAPSGSAQQRVIRHALANAGLTPQDIDVIEAHGTGTRLGDPIEAHALLATYGRERPEERPVLLGSVKSNIGHTQAAAGVAGLIKLVMAFRHGQLPRSIHIDAPSPHINWSSGAVRLLTEQQDWPDADHRPRRAAVSSFGVSGTNSHLILEQAPDSADLADLASERRADPSTEVMWTVSAKTGTALRAQAARLRRHLVDRPDLDPVDVAHALATSRSRFAHRAVARGHSRDELLEALGALGDQRDHPGLVQGVVPASGPGKVVFVFPGQGSQWPGMGMELYDAYPVHRQALDRADEALRPYTGWSVVDVLRGAPGAPALDRVDVVQPALFAVMTSLARLWQSFGVVPDAVVGHSQGEIAAAHIAGALTLPDAARLVALRAQALVELSGTGAMATVGLSADRAGELLAAYDGRIGVAAVNSPASTVVAGDTDAVTDLLRHCEAEGIRARRIDVDYASHSRHIDPLRDGLLERLADVTPRPSTVAFHSTVDGHLQDGPLDGGSLDAAYWYSNLRDTVRLTDTLRSLAGLGHRTFLECSPHPVLVPPIEETLDTAALVTGTLHRAKPQTGTLAAARARLHAHGHGHALDRNSEHPTAGHVDLPTYPFEHRRHWLTAAPPADVATAGQRTSEHPLLGAVIDLPDGEGLLLTGRVGLDTQPWLADHAATGVVLVPGTAYVDMALHAARLAGNPHIAELTLHAPMVLTEQDALDLQLRIGPADEHGHRPLTLHARTHGTDDTDPPAWTLHATGRLSEEPSGPPPETGPSSWPPADADPVDLAALRAGLAAAGYDYGPAFGGLRTAWRRGEHFYAEVHLPEGLAATGHVLHPALLDAALHPVAVPDTAADPADGRTGPRLPFTFGGITHTGTATTRLRVQLRLVKPDTVAVAATDDTGAPVLTVEALTLRATAGDHLRRLLRTGPEHDLLRLDWTALPGDPVGARDTGTWALLDPGPELAAAFGDLPRYAGLSALTAAVDAGATPPETVVWTLPAPDPAGTKDLPDAVRARCQEILDLLQTWLAHDKLTRTVLAVVTRGAVATGTHDLPSLVHGPAWGLLHSAQNENPGRIVLIDTDRHPDTPAALSAVLAAGHPQSAVRGGQAYIPHLARTATAELLTPPADTPLWRLDTTGGGGLDDLALLPAPEADAPLRPGQVRVDVRAAGVNFYDTAAALGLIAVQHDSGAEAAGVVTEAGPGVDLAVGDRVAVLTEKAFGPVVVADHRMVTRIADDWSFAEAAGVPVAFVTAYHALVDLAGIRPGETVLIHAAAGGVGQAATQLARHLGAVPLATAHPDKWDTLRGLGYAEEHIAGSRTLDFAERFREVTGGRGVDVVLNALAGPFTDASLDLVAAGGRFIELGKTDIRDAGQLAATHPHLAYRAFDRRDSASPERTEEILAELRRLFDGGVLTPLPVTAYGIGQAADAFRLMRDARHTGKIVLTLPRPLDPDGTVLITGGTGTLGGLLARHLVTAHGARHLLLASRSGPESAEADRLSAELTGLGAQVTIAACDTADPDALRGLLDSIPSEHPLTGVFHTAGVLADGTVPNLTPDDLQRVFAPKVDAAWHLHERTRHLDLAAFVLYSSTAGTLGNPGQGNYAAANTFLDALARHRRRQGLAATSVAWGWWQPVTGLTGALTDADNTRIARTGLAPITAEYGHALLDAALELPYAAVTATPLNQQTLRSNSAYGTLHPLLERLTAAAGTRRAATVSAPAPDLRTDLADLGPDARLRRLQSLIGTHAAAVLGLDAATPLAPDQPFRESGFDSLTALELRNRLTTATGLQLPATLTYDHPTPVSLAGHLDGELFPDAGDDGARAPEDTRIQEAIAAIPLARLRELGLLETLLQIAGIETAPGDHHDGIKDIEDIRTASLDELVAMAFSAEDAE, encoded by the coding sequence ATGGAACTGCAGAACCCACCCCTGGTTGTCTCGGGGGATTCCCCTCAAGCGCTCGCGGCCGAGGCCGACCGGCTCCGCGAGAGGGTCGAGGCGACCCCGGACGAGGCGCTGCCGGACCTGGGACACCGTCTGCTGACGACGGCTCACGCCGACCACCGCGGCGCGGTCCTCGCGACGGACCGGGACGGACTCCTGCGCGGACTCACCGCTCTGGCCCAGGGCCGCCCCACCCGGGGCGTCCTCACCGGAACCGCGGGCACGGCCCGGCGACCGGTCCTCGTCTTCCCCGGCCAGGGCGCCGTCCAACCCGGCATGGCGACGGAACTGCTCTCCTCCTCGCCCGAGTTCAGGGACCGTGTCGAGAGCTACGGAAGGGCGCTGTCCGTCCGTCTGGACGGCTGGGACCCGGCCGCCGCGCTCGCCTCCGGAGAGGAACTCACCCGGCTCGGCACCATCCAGCCGGTCCAGTTCGCCCTGTCCTCGGCCCTCGCGGACTCCTGGCGCGCCCACGGGCTCAAGGAGGCGGCGGTCGTCGGACACTCCGTCGGCGAGATCGCCGCCGCCCACGCCTGCGGAGCGCTGGACTCCGAGGACGCCGCCCGGCTGCTCGTGCTGTACGGCACGGCCCTGACCCGTATCGAGGGCCGGGGGGCCATGGCGTCGATCGCCGCGCCCGTCGACAGGATCGGCCCGCTGATCGAGCGGTGGAGCGGCCGGCTCGGTGTCGCGGCCGTCAACAGCGCCCGGAACGTGACGGTCAGCGGTGACATCGACGCCCTGGAGGAGCTCCTCGCGGAGCTCACCGAGCAGGGGATCTGGGCCTGGAAGGTGCCCGGCATCGACGTCGCCGGCCACTCGCCCCAGGTGGACGGGTTACGGGAGCTGATGGCCGAGGAGGCACCGCACGCGTCGTCCGGCCCGTCGCGCGCCTCGTTCTACTCCACCGCCACGGGTACGCGGCTCGACGGCACAAGCCTGACCGGCGACCACTGGTACCGGTCGATGCGCGGCACCGTCCTGTTCGAGCAGGCCGTACGCGCGCTCATCGACGACGGCCACCGGCTCTTCATCGAGGTGAGCGCCCATCCCACGCTCACCACGGTCATCGGCGAGACCCTTCGGGCAGCGGGCGTCACCGGCGCGGTCATCCCCACACTGGACCACCGCAAGAGCGACAGGAAAAGCTTCCTGCAGGCGCTCACCCACGCGTTCGTCAACGGGGTGCCGGTCAGCTGGGAGACGGCGTACGAACGGGTCGTCAGTCGGCCCCGGGTGACGGTGACGCACACGGACGCGGAGCCGACGACGGAGGCGGACGAGGGCCGGCAGCGGCGGACTCCGGGCACCGAGCCCGCCGGTCTGCTCGACACCACCGCCCTCCGGGACGCCTCGCCGGACAGACAGCGCGAGACACTCGTCGACCTGATCGCCACGGAGACCGGCAGGGTGCTGGGGCACGGCTTCGCCGCGGGCACCCAGACCTTCCTGGAGATCGGATTCACCTCGCTCGGCGTGGTCGAGCTGACCGCCGCCCTCGCGGCGGCCACCGGCCTCGACCTGCCGACCACCCTCGTCTTCGACCACCCCTCACCGGCGGCGCTCGCCGAGCACCTGCGGCACGAACTCGGCCTCGCGTCCGAGGACCCGGCGACCGCAGTGGCCGACGCGCGAACCCGCCGCACCCGTCGCGGCCCGTCGGACGAACCGATCGCGATCGTCGGCATCGGGTGCCGCTACCCGGGCGGGGTGACCGACGCGGAATCCCTGTGGGACCTGGTGGCGGCCGGGCGCGACGTGATCGGCGAGCACCCCTCCGACCGGGGCTGGGACACGGACGGCCTGTACGACCCCACCCCTGGGGAACTGGGGAAGATCTCCTCCCGCAACGGCGGCTTCCTGTACGACGCCGCGGACTTCGACGCGGGCTTCTTCGGGCTCTCGCCGCGTGAGGCGACCGCGATGGAACCGCAGCAGCGGCTGCTGCTCGAAGTGTCGTGGGAGGCGATCGAGCACGCCGGTATCGACCCCGACACCCTGCGCGGCACGAGCACCGGGGTCTTCGCCGGGGTGATCTCCCAGGAGTACGGCCCCCGCCTCCACCAGGCCTCCGACGACGTGGCCGGCCATGCCTTCATGGGCACCGCGCTGAGTGTCGCCTCGGGCCGGGTCGCGTACACCCTGGGGCTCGAAGGGCCCGCGATCACCCTCGACACCGCCTGCTCCTCCTCCCTCGTGGCGATCCACCAGGCCTGCCAGGCACTGCGCGACGACGACTGCGAACTGGCGCTGGCCGGCGGGGCGACCGTGATGTCCGGCCCCGGTGTGCTCGTCGATTTCTCCCGGCAGCGGGTCCTCTCCCCCGACGGCCGCTGCAAGGCCTTCTCCGCGTCCGCCGACGGCATCGGCCTGGCCGAAGGCGTCGGCATGGTGGTGCTGGAACGCCTGTCGGACGCCAGGGCCAACGGCCACCCCGTCCTGGCCGTGATCCGGGGCAGCGCGGTCAACCAGGACGGCGCCTCCAACGGCCTGTCCGCGCCCAGCGGTTCCGCACAGCAGCGGGTGATCCGGCACGCCCTGGCCAACGCCGGGCTGACGCCGCAGGACATCGACGTGATCGAGGCCCACGGCACCGGAACCCGCCTCGGCGACCCCATCGAGGCCCACGCGCTGCTGGCCACCTACGGACGCGAGCGGCCCGAGGAACGACCGGTGCTGCTGGGGTCGGTGAAGTCCAACATCGGCCACACGCAGGCCGCCGCGGGCGTGGCGGGCCTGATCAAGCTGGTGATGGCCTTCCGCCACGGGCAACTGCCCCGCAGCATCCACATCGACGCGCCCTCCCCCCACATCAACTGGTCCTCCGGCGCCGTCCGGCTGCTCACCGAACAGCAGGACTGGCCGGACGCCGACCACCGCCCCCGGCGCGCCGCCGTGTCCTCCTTCGGGGTCTCGGGCACCAACAGCCATCTCATCCTGGAACAGGCACCCGACTCCGCGGACCTCGCCGACCTCGCTTCCGAGCGCCGCGCCGACCCGTCGACCGAGGTGATGTGGACCGTCTCGGCGAAGACCGGGACGGCGCTGCGGGCCCAGGCCGCCCGACTGCGCCGCCACCTCGTCGACCGGCCCGACCTCGACCCCGTGGACGTGGCGCACGCGCTGGCCACCAGCCGCAGCAGGTTCGCCCACCGGGCCGTCGCCCGGGGACACTCGCGCGACGAACTCCTCGAAGCTCTGGGCGCGTTGGGCGACCAGCGGGACCACCCCGGCCTGGTCCAGGGCGTGGTACCCGCCTCGGGCCCCGGGAAGGTCGTGTTCGTCTTCCCGGGCCAGGGCTCGCAGTGGCCCGGCATGGGCATGGAGCTGTACGACGCGTACCCCGTCCACCGTCAGGCCCTCGACCGCGCCGACGAGGCGCTGCGGCCGTACACGGGATGGTCGGTCGTGGACGTGCTGCGCGGCGCGCCGGGCGCGCCCGCCCTCGACCGGGTCGACGTCGTCCAGCCCGCGCTGTTCGCGGTGATGACCTCGCTCGCCCGCCTCTGGCAGTCCTTCGGTGTCGTCCCGGACGCCGTCGTGGGGCACTCCCAGGGCGAGATCGCCGCCGCCCACATCGCCGGTGCCCTCACCCTGCCCGACGCCGCCCGGCTGGTCGCCCTGCGAGCCCAGGCCCTGGTGGAGCTGTCCGGCACCGGCGCCATGGCCACCGTCGGTCTGAGCGCCGACCGGGCCGGGGAACTGCTCGCCGCGTACGACGGCCGGATCGGCGTCGCCGCCGTGAACAGTCCCGCCTCCACCGTCGTCGCCGGCGACACCGACGCCGTGACCGACCTGCTGCGCCACTGCGAGGCCGAGGGCATACGGGCCCGGCGCATCGACGTCGACTACGCCAGCCACTCCCGGCACATCGACCCCCTCCGCGACGGCCTCCTCGAACGGCTCGCCGACGTCACCCCCCGGCCCAGCACCGTCGCCTTCCACAGCACGGTCGACGGCCACCTCCAGGACGGCCCGCTCGACGGCGGCTCACTGGACGCGGCGTACTGGTACAGCAACCTCCGCGACACCGTCCGCCTCACCGACACCCTCCGGTCGCTGGCCGGGCTGGGCCACCGGACCTTCCTGGAGTGCAGCCCGCACCCGGTCCTCGTGCCGCCGATCGAGGAGACCCTCGACACCGCCGCGCTCGTCACCGGCACCCTCCACCGCGCCAAGCCCCAGACCGGCACCCTCGCCGCCGCCCGGGCACGTCTGCACGCCCACGGCCACGGCCACGCCCTGGACCGAAACTCCGAACACCCGACGGCCGGTCATGTCGACCTGCCCACGTATCCCTTCGAGCACCGCCGCCACTGGCTCACCGCCGCGCCGCCCGCGGACGTGGCGACGGCGGGGCAGCGCACCTCCGAGCACCCGCTGCTGGGCGCGGTGATCGATCTCCCCGACGGCGAGGGACTGCTGCTGACCGGCCGGGTCGGCCTGGACACCCAGCCCTGGCTCGCCGACCACGCGGCCACCGGAGTCGTCCTCGTCCCCGGCACCGCCTACGTCGACATGGCGCTGCACGCGGCCCGTCTGGCGGGCAACCCCCACATCGCCGAACTGACCCTCCACGCCCCGATGGTGCTGACCGAGCAGGACGCCCTGGACCTGCAGCTGCGGATCGGGCCGGCCGACGAGCACGGCCACCGGCCGCTGACCCTGCACGCCCGCACCCACGGTACGGACGACACCGACCCGCCCGCCTGGACCCTGCACGCCACAGGCCGGCTGAGCGAGGAACCGTCCGGGCCGCCCCCTGAGACCGGCCCCTCCTCCTGGCCGCCCGCCGACGCCGACCCGGTCGACCTGGCCGCCCTGCGCGCCGGTCTCGCCGCGGCCGGCTACGACTACGGCCCGGCCTTCGGCGGCCTGCGCACCGCCTGGCGCCGGGGCGAGCACTTCTACGCCGAGGTCCACCTGCCCGAGGGCCTGGCGGCCACCGGCCACGTCCTGCACCCGGCGCTGCTCGACGCCGCGCTGCACCCCGTCGCCGTACCCGACACCGCGGCCGACCCGGCGGACGGACGGACCGGGCCGAGGCTGCCCTTCACATTCGGCGGCATCACCCACACCGGGACCGCCACGACACGGCTGCGCGTCCAGCTGCGCCTCGTCAAGCCCGACACCGTCGCCGTGGCCGCCACCGACGATACGGGCGCCCCCGTCCTGACCGTCGAGGCGCTCACCCTGCGGGCCACCGCCGGTGACCATCTGCGCCGCCTGCTGCGCACCGGCCCCGAGCACGACCTGCTGCGCCTGGACTGGACCGCGCTGCCCGGCGACCCGGTCGGCGCCCGCGACACCGGTACGTGGGCACTGCTCGACCCGGGCCCTGAACTTGCCGCCGCCTTCGGCGACTTGCCCCGCTACGCCGGCCTGTCCGCGCTGACCGCGGCCGTCGACGCGGGGGCCACGCCGCCCGAGACCGTCGTCTGGACGCTGCCCGCACCGGACCCGGCCGGCACGAAGGACCTGCCCGACGCCGTACGCGCCCGGTGCCAGGAGATCCTGGACCTCCTCCAGACCTGGCTCGCCCACGACAAGCTCACCCGGACCGTGCTGGCGGTCGTCACCCGGGGCGCCGTCGCCACCGGCACCCACGACCTGCCGAGCCTGGTCCACGGCCCGGCGTGGGGCCTGCTGCACAGCGCCCAGAACGAGAACCCGGGCCGGATCGTCCTGATCGACACCGACCGCCACCCCGACACCCCGGCCGCGCTGTCGGCCGTACTGGCCGCCGGTCACCCGCAGTCGGCCGTCCGGGGCGGGCAGGCGTACATTCCCCATCTGGCGCGCACCGCCACGGCCGAGCTGCTGACACCGCCCGCCGACACGCCCCTGTGGCGGCTGGACACCACCGGCGGCGGCGGGCTCGACGACCTCGCCCTGCTCCCGGCCCCCGAGGCCGACGCCCCGCTGCGGCCCGGCCAGGTCCGCGTCGACGTACGGGCCGCCGGCGTCAACTTCTACGACACCGCCGCCGCCCTCGGTCTCATCGCCGTCCAGCACGACTCCGGGGCCGAGGCCGCCGGTGTCGTCACCGAGGCCGGGCCGGGCGTGGACCTCGCCGTGGGGGACCGGGTCGCCGTCCTGACGGAGAAGGCCTTCGGCCCGGTCGTCGTGGCCGACCACCGCATGGTGACCCGGATCGCCGACGACTGGTCCTTCGCCGAGGCCGCCGGTGTGCCCGTGGCCTTCGTCACCGCCTACCACGCCCTCGTGGACCTCGCCGGGATCCGGCCCGGCGAGACGGTCCTGATCCACGCCGCCGCCGGTGGCGTCGGCCAGGCAGCCACCCAACTCGCCCGTCATCTGGGCGCGGTGCCCCTCGCCACCGCCCACCCCGACAAGTGGGACACCCTGCGCGGCCTCGGCTATGCCGAGGAGCACATCGCGGGCTCCCGCACGCTCGACTTCGCCGAACGCTTCCGGGAGGTCACCGGCGGGCGCGGCGTGGACGTCGTGCTCAACGCCCTGGCGGGCCCGTTCACCGACGCGTCACTGGATCTCGTGGCCGCCGGGGGCCGGTTCATCGAGCTGGGCAAGACCGACATCCGGGACGCCGGGCAGCTGGCCGCCACCCACCCGCACCTCGCCTACCGGGCCTTCGACCGGCGCGACAGCGCGAGCCCCGAACGCACCGAGGAGATCCTCGCCGAGCTGCGCCGCCTGTTCGACGGCGGAGTGCTGACGCCGCTGCCGGTCACGGCCTACGGGATCGGGCAGGCCGCCGACGCCTTCCGGCTGATGCGGGACGCCCGCCACACCGGCAAGATCGTGCTCACCCTGCCCCGCCCCCTGGACCCCGACGGCACCGTCCTGATCACCGGCGGCACCGGCACCCTCGGCGGACTGCTCGCCCGGCACCTCGTCACCGCGCACGGCGCCCGCCACCTGCTGCTGGCCAGCAGGAGCGGACCGGAATCGGCCGAAGCCGACCGGCTCAGCGCCGAACTGACCGGACTCGGCGCACAGGTGACGATCGCCGCCTGCGACACCGCCGACCCGGACGCGCTGCGCGGCCTCCTCGACTCGATACCGTCCGAACATCCGCTCACCGGGGTGTTCCACACGGCGGGCGTCCTCGCGGACGGCACCGTGCCCAACCTGACCCCCGACGACCTGCAGCGGGTGTTCGCCCCGAAGGTCGACGCCGCCTGGCATCTGCACGAGCGGACCCGCCATCTCGACCTGGCCGCCTTCGTCCTGTACTCCTCGACCGCCGGCACCCTCGGCAACCCGGGCCAGGGCAACTACGCGGCCGCCAACACCTTCCTCGACGCCCTCGCCCGCCACCGCCGTCGCCAGGGCCTGGCCGCCACCTCGGTCGCCTGGGGCTGGTGGCAGCCGGTCACCGGCCTCACCGGCGCCCTCACCGACGCCGACAACACCCGCATCGCGCGGACCGGCCTCGCGCCCATCACCGCCGAGTACGGCCACGCCCTGCTCGACGCCGCCCTGGAACTGCCGTACGCGGCGGTCACCGCGACCCCCCTCAACCAGCAGACACTGCGCAGCAACAGCGCCTACGGCACGCTGCACCCCCTGCTGGAGCGGCTGACCGCCGCGGCCGGGACCCGCCGGGCGGCCACCGTGTCCGCACCGGCCCCCGATCTGCGGACCGACCTCGCCGATCTCGGGCCCGACGCCAGGCTGCGGCGGCTGCAGTCCCTCATCGGCACACACGCGGCCGCCGTCCTCGGCCTCGACGCGGCCACGCCCCTGGCACCGGACCAGCCGTTCAGGGAGTCCGGCTTCGACTCGCTCACGGCACTGGAGCTCCGCAACCGGCTGACCACCGCCACCGGGCTCCAGCTGCCCGCGACCCTCACCTACGACCATCCGACCCCGGTCTCGCTGGCCGGCCACCTCGACGGAGAACTCTTCCCCGACGCCGGTGACGACGGGGCCCGGGCGCCGGAGGACACCCGGATCCAGGAGGCCATCGCCGCCATCCCGCTCGCGCGCCTGCGCGAACTCGGTCTGCTCGAAACCCTCCTGCAGATCGCGGGGATCGAGACGGCCCCCGGCGACCACCACGACGGCATCAAGGACATCGAGGACATCAGGACGGCGAGCCTCGACGAACTCGTCGCGATGGCGTTCTCCGCGGAGGACGCCGAATGA